Below is a genomic region from Raphanus sativus cultivar WK10039 chromosome 4, ASM80110v3, whole genome shotgun sequence.
aattattaaagtattataaatcataatattataataaatctttataaaatcatactagtatttttttttaattagagaaaatattattcttttaaaattttataatataaattaaaatataatatgtatacattttacaattgctattatttcaatttattttttattgaatattatttatttttttttaaataaaaacttttacaTGTTCCTGAATTTAGCTTAGTCGTATTTCTCTATCCGCATGTCGTCCAGTGGAAACTTGGGAAAGAAACCAAAACGGAGCAACCGCGGACGCTAGTTGAAaccagtttttttctttaagagGTTCCTTAACTGGAAACTTGACAACATTCAAGGTTTTTTCGAATGTGCAACGTCCACATTGAAACCAACTCACCTCTGCAAATTTATCACTTACCTCCAGCCATTTCTAATTATTTCTTTCAGGTTTTTATCGACAAAGAAGAATGTATAGAGTAAGTGAGAATATCAAATTTATCTTCTTACCCCTTTTTCACCTTAGAATTGGTGAGTTAAATTTTGAATGTTTCCGCAGCAAGACAGGAGTGTAGCATTACTGAATTTTGCTAATGAATTGCAGAGCAGGAAGAAAGATTAAAacatctcatcatcatcaaattCTCTATCGTTTAATGATGGCCGTGAGATTAAGGAGTAGTAATAAATTCCTACTTGATTCATTCACAAAAACAAGACTGTGTTTAAAACGATGAAAGATGATAATGTTGTATGTTCTAGATCGATGATCTCTGGTtacataaattaagtttttgtGGAGGATTCTGAAAAGATTTTCAATGCGACCAAAGTAAAGTATGTTGGGGTCTACAATGCAGTGGTTGAAGTTTTAAACAGATTAGTcgaaacaattatattttatgtggtGATCAAGAGAATAAAAGAAGATGTTTCAAGAGTACTGgtaattaataaacatttagTATTATTCAATTCAGATACAGTGAGCTTGAAAACATATATGTTCTGTAATGATCACCAACGAGAAAAAATGGTTGATCATTTGTGTATTAGTGTATCTGGTTTGATGGTGCATTTCTAGAGGTTGCTTTGTCAACCAAGAGAACACAAAACACTCTTGCGGAACTTATCCATGGCATCTTTGAAATCAGGCATTGTAGATTGACATCAGTAGAATATGGCAAGAATACATGGTTACATGCTTCCTAGCAACTTGCCTGATAAAAGAAATACCGTCAAAGCCGCTCTTTTTTTTGCAATTCCCAAAAACAACATGAGACGTTGCTTTGAATTCTCAGTTTACAGTAACAAACCTTGATGAAGTCAATAAAAGAGCTAGCTTATTCgtaattttttcatataaaatttaatagttataaatatatttataaccaaTGAGATCTTCATACATTTTCTCGCCAATTTGAAAGCATGTTGTTGCTCAAACACGGTGAAGGCACGTCTTCTCAGATTCTGGAAGCCCTAAATGTCAGAAAAGGTGGAGAGCTTACGATTCTTGATATGCTTCTTCTCGATGATCAGGTAAACTCGGcgattttttgtttcttatttctgTTAATTACGTATTTCACAAAcctgaatttataaaaattggtTCATTGAGTGAGCTATGTACGAGCTTAGTGGCTTTGATGTTACGAGGAGCAACAATTATTTCAAGCTCTTTGATTCCATCGTCGCCATCCGACTTAACGAGTTTACGAAGATGGACGAAGTGACTATTGTTGTAAATCCGATTCCAACGAAAATGTTTAAGTTCCGTAGTGTTGATCAACTCATGGATTTGCCTAATACATTACCGGGTCATCATGGTCACTGATGCTCCCTGAGTTGTTAAGCAAAATCATACGCCCGCGTGAAGAAGTGGATAGAGATCACACAGGATAACTCCGGCAAAATCACTTTCCCTTCTTGCCTCAAAATGGTATATCTTGagagaatcattttttttaattttgattgaGTTATATATTAGGCATTGATTAAAATATCTTTGAGACAAGTTCtttgatatattattatgtaaacTTGGTTGCATTGGATCATAATTGAAAGAATAGTTGCAACTGtgattgaaatttttaaacttttagttGTGAAATCAATCAATTATGTATTTTGTTGAGTTTTCAATTATagtattgataaaaaaaaatcataaatgcaAGTTCTTTGATCATATTGCTATGCTTTCAATCATGAGTGAAAGCATAGTTTCTCCTGGATTGAAAGTTATAAGTTGTAAGTAATATCCTTCTCTAACACAGTGTTATAACTTACACAATAACTCGTAGCTACACccaaattttatgtttagattttaattttcattatatatttttatatgtttatttaatatatgaataatataatctattattaAGATATAAgtagatatataattataaaatcattttttaacttttctttgtttttgtcttaCAAATTTCGAATTACAGtatccaaattttttatttttttgttattagaaaatatataataaggtGATGAgcaaaatgaacaaaaaataattaaattttagttacgGTGTTTGATTGATTTAGACTATAGATATGTTTAATTTCACTTACAACttttttataacttttgttACCAATTAGTCTTTAAGTAATTTAATGGACTCATCCCTTTAAATCTAAAATCTTACTTAAtgttatttttccaaaaatcagcactttaaaagtttaaatgttataatatttcctatataaAATTACTTACAATTACATCACCAAAAATTACAGACTAAATTATgtgtttatataaatttacatcattagtgtaacttataaaatatatatatatatatatatatatatatatatataatgttaaattTCCGTTAGGACGGGCCAATCCCTACTATCTTATAATAAAcatatgttttaaaaagataactagattttgacccgcgatTAAAAAGCGCgggtttgtttttatttattttgaaatataaaaaaatttaacatgaataagaattttgaaatttttatatatttatgttacaAACTCGTATTATAGTAAAAAAGTGAATATGTTTAAAactatgtaatttattaattattttatttaagatttttgtATGTACACTCTTGTATAACCTTTTTAAGCTTGGCATATTATCCGATCCGAGAAACCAACCCAATAATTGACTTAAAATACAGGTTTTGTTTGGATCCGGATTCACGGTAAACCAccttttgtgtatttttggAACCCGCGGGTCATGGTTCGAGTATGGATCAGGTCTCAGTTCGAGTTTGGGTCATGATTGAGACCCGACCGGATACCTAAAATACCTAAAAAAAATTGCGTATATCTgggtattttgatttttttctgtaTTATGAATATTGTTTAAAGTTTTGGATTTGGTTTTATGTATAGTTTCgggtttttaataaaatttcaaattttaaaaatatgttttgggtATTCAGATAAAAATCTGAGTGTATTTTTTTGGTTCCTCCGTCAGATTTCAGATTAAAATTTGGAGAAGGATTTGGTATTTGAATAGTTTCAGGTATTTATTGGGGTTTTCgaatatttttgagttttaagatgttccaaatcttttttttagtCTTAAATATCCGGATTcgctatatattttttttaaaattgaaatatttagttGGGATTAAATGTCTAGGATTTAAAAGTTCCGGACCCAAAATAAATCAATCTGTATACGACCGCAAGACTCGAATAAATCAATCGTGGTGAATCACGAGTCAATGAAATAGGAAATATGTATTGaccatatttattttcatagctataATCGTTAGGCGTCAAGTTAGTTAAGTAGTGAGCATCTAACTGTGAGGTTTTAATGTTAGCACGTGAAATGTTTGTATACTTAGAATAAATCATAGCGTTAAATGTTAGTATGGTAAATTCGTAGTACATCTATcaatcagaaaatataattgaatttgtagatatttttaattttagttatatccTGTACAACCCTAAAATATCTCTAGCTatcaatataattaataaactagaccttgacccgcccgaccgggcgggtatttattttctgtttttagttttttttttgtttatattaaatgatgaatttgaTACTTACACATAAATCCagattgaaaattatttttttcagttataataaaacttaaaattaaaagcttaataaaatattctgatataaaatataaatttcttaactaaaataatatagaggtgtgtcatatttttttccaattcgAAAATCTTAGGatcccaaataaaataaaatttataaatacataaaatatataaacatatttggaactataaatttctatcaaaataaatttgttaaaaaataatttagcgctgttgttgtttatttctagagcttgatccgtgaccgtataaatatttgctttcattttaattttttatttgtactaatggtattatatatatatgtaaattaaaatgtattacataattattaatagaacattttaaaacataacaattttatttattactttgaataattatattttgtgattttgatcgtctattatatcacagtgtatcatataaacaaatccaacatttataactaattagacttatattatgaaagcattatactaataatatatgaataaattgttttatattttatttatatattatataaattaattatgatgtgtgattttttattttattatttataccgataaatattaaaaatatttaacatgttaAAACAAAGTATAATGGGAAATATATTTTCGTAAAgatttgattaagaaaatctattatttaaattaagaaaatacattaaatgtttaaatctataatttaaattaggaaaagacaaatatacttaaatataggttcaataaagataactataattaaggaaaatgcaattataaatcagaaaagacaactatagttaaggaaaattaatttattatttcagtggcattctaatgtaaataacttcaaaaatttaGGGGCATTTTcaaagtgtacttctattttaataatatagactagattatgacccgcccttaaaaaggcgggtttattttttgtttttatatttttttagaaatttaatttttatatttatgtttttaatcatattttttgtttttgtattatatttcttttataaaatgttttaatagttttattcaaatagttggaccacacctatatcaataggtcatgttcatgttttaatagtattgatgcatatatatatatataattacttaatttcaaattagattaaaatttgAAACCCGGTTGAACCGGTTGGAATGGTTGGACCAGTCTGACCACTGATCCAAATTTAACTGAGTCAATGTCTGGTTTGATTCTCAAAacatagataaatattttatgttgagttaaagttatattaaaaaaattcttgtatgatttaaatatatgattaatattatattattagtatataatGTTGGTTTGAGTTAAATTTTGAATCAGTTAAATAAGTGATGGGCTTACAAATTAATATCGTATTCAACTGATAGATTTGAGGAGATTGTAAccttaatatatttaataatggtAATTggaaatatttctttatatacttaaaattgatagcattgttttacaaaattataaaattataaagaatgGTGGTTTTTTAAAAGTGAATCACGCATATCATATTCAAAATCTTTCCTTTATTAGTTAGAGAATATTTagatagatagattattaatgataattttaaataaatagttgTTAAAATTCAGTGGCATgtaattgtaattatttagaaagAATTAGGGTTAACTACTAAATGTACTTTAGTTCTAATAGTTTAGAAGATAACAACCTTAACTATTGTATAGTTAGAGAAATAAAAGGAATAACCAAAATTAATTAGTTAATGAAATAGTCCAAACAACATTGCATAcgtagattttttaaaactccttttcatttaatagtatagatatagaaGCTAGCCACACAATGATTAATTAACAAACCAACAAAGAGTTAAACATTAATAATTAAGGTAGTTATAAATTAAGAAATCCCAAGAGAACACACATAGAACCACAATCTTAACTTAAACTAAGGAATAGAAGCAAGATTCTCAATGGGGGATTTATTGATGTCGTTATTACCAGAAGAAAGCTCAACGACATTGTTAATAACGTTGTTGCTCTTCTTGGATAGATTGTGTTTGTTGTTATGTATCCAAACTTTAAGAACTCTTCTCCGAACTCCAATCTCTTGACAAAACTGCTGAACAACAGCTTCCTCCTGTCTCTGCATCTTCCAACCAATGCTCTCCGCAAAACTCAGCATCTTCTCCTTCTGTTCTTGACTAAACTTTGTTCTATACCTTTTCTTCTGATTATGTCGGCCGTAACTGTACGGTGCTGGAGGCGGTGGTACCTGACCGTCTTCCTCCAGATGATCTTCTGACTCTGAGTTTGATCCAGCTGCGGTTGCAACGCCAATTGGCATTACCATTTGCTGTGGTAATGGCGATTTTATCATCTTGTTATGGCTGTGATGGAACATGAGTTTTCTCTGAGGTTGAGGtggttggtggtggtggtggtagtaAGTGGAGAAGAAGGTGTTTTCTTGGCCTTCGATTTCTCTTCTATGGAAGTTTCTGTGGCAGTTACAAGCTGAGCAAGTGAGAGCTTCAATGGAACCTTCTTCACCGCTTGGCATAAATTCTCCACAACCATCAATAGCATTGCCTCCCATGGAAGCTGCATGATTCTTCAGACATTCCTTGTACTTGATCACCACTGGCTTCTCCTTTttaatgttgttgttgttgagcaTGGTATTGTAATCCAcaagatgaggaggaggaggatcatGATTTTTGTCAAGACCATTACCATTTGAGGGGACTATTGGTGGGTTTGGAGCAGTAGAATTGGCCGGATGATGATGAATCATGTGTCCATGAGCACCATAACTATTGTCATAAGCAGTGCTTATTGGTATAGGCATGACATGATCTTCTTCACTTGCAACTTCCATTGGATCTTCTGGTATCTTTTCTGcagaaaataatcaaataaatactCTTTTTAATTGGGATTTGCAAAGTGTTTCTTGGTTTGGGGACAAAGAAActagttaaaacttaaaagcaATTAGTAGAGATAACTAATGAGTAAGATCAAATGATTAAGCTACAAAAAGGCAAGAGCTTTCTTCACTACTCATTAAGctcgattaaaaatatttttcccagaacaaacaaaaaaaccctaattctgGAAGGTCCAAAAAGAtagagaacaaaacaaaaaatacaaaagaaaatatatgactTTATTGCAAGCATGCTCAAGCAAA
It encodes:
- the LOC108854426 gene encoding zinc-finger homeodomain protein 3, yielding MEVASEEDHVMPIPISTAYDNSYGAHGHMIHHHPANSTAPNPPIVPSNGNGLDKNHDPPPPHLVDYNTMLNNNNIKKEKPVVIKYKECLKNHAASMGGNAIDGCGEFMPSGEEGSIEALTCSACNCHRNFHRREIEGQENTFFSTYYHHHHQPPQPQRKLMFHHSHNKMIKSPLPQQMVMPIGVATAAGSNSESEDHLEEDGQVPPPPAPYSYGRHNQKKRYRTKFSQEQKEKMLSFAESIGWKMQRQEEAVVQQFCQEIGVRRRVLKVWIHNNKHNLSKKSNNVINNVVELSSGNNDINKSPIENLASIP